A portion of the Lolium rigidum isolate FL_2022 chromosome 1, APGP_CSIRO_Lrig_0.1, whole genome shotgun sequence genome contains these proteins:
- the LOC124683359 gene encoding uncharacterized protein LOC124683359: MVGGEQEQRLVQESAVPVISSGGDPSCPAVRLAHFLHPRAGGAHRPAPPSPPRDTGPVLADGLQVEFKGWAEPPILWKRWVDKLRPRYELQWRTVGILDAILATTYRVRRDDGAMLQLAAIWSAETNTFLFPWGEATVTLEDVSVLGGLPLLGRAVRAPLEGVPRGDVEALQAVRRALYKRKGQKPDHPAWVRRFLEPPPPPREGAAAASHDNEAAELLEHGAFLAMWLSLFVLPEPPFDLIRTEVLPIAARLARGGCVALAPAVLASIYIDLSTLNHYLNLDERHQPFVGWAPLHILQLWVFARFPELRPEMATTLDPLARHQPWAARWHEVRKEIDPMYLHAVFMSPREFEWRPYGSSSFAPPLEKACSWVYGRDIARSKQLQSFAQCLRACELVGMRCIEQYNPHRVARQLGFDQDVPGSVARADSNWEIAWGTYMMEPKNFAFIVPQYVLAVTIEYAKWWEPYSLAYATAVANSLKLKESHALVSPRGENMDVLHDDNNASKEKAPPDLVIKQKNSSSEHGEAAHHHLVKGAVSTTSSKATGLAHLQSSLEDIMVVSDGESDELVGMEHEVGATQIEGNEKANEDASASKKQSGPLLEDCAVVNRKSSGKNKMSSSNPVDANLELPKGALSTTSGKATGSATVAHVQSSLENIVVISDDESDELVGKEHEVGATPIEGNEKANKDASASNKQSGSILEDCEVVNRKSSGNNKMSSSNLVDANPKLPRRIISTNTLYYLKPFGRVKDAHDRDAAGTNTNQGAYLPRREVGTREMIEEASAAREAEKVVLQKTIDSLQEEIAEAQARLRDSNPKKV, translated from the exons ATGGTCGGCGGCGAGCAGGAGCAGCGGCTTGTCCAAGAGTCCGCTGTCCCCGTCATCTCCAGCGGCGGCGACCCGTCATGTCCTGCCGTTCGATTGGCCCACTTCCTCCACCCCCGCGCGGGCGGCGCCCATCGCCCCGCTCCACCTTCTCCGCCCCGCGACACCGGCCCTGTTCTTGCCGACGGGCTCCAGGTCGAATTCAAGGGCTGGGCAGAACCCCCAATCCTCTGGAAGCGGTGGGTGGACAAGCTCCGCCCGCGGTACGAGCTCCAGTGGCGGACGGTTGGGATCTTGGATGCCATCCTCGCCACCACCTACCGGGTGCGCCGCGACGATGGCGCCATGCTCCAGCTCGCCGCGATCTGGTCCGCCGAGACCAACACGTTTCTATTCCCGTGGGGCGAGGCTACGGTGACGCTGGAGGACGTCTCCGTGCTCGGTGGGCTGCCCTTGCTCGGCAGGGCTGTGCGCGCGCCGCTCGAGGGCGTGCCTCGCGGGGATGTGGAGGCGCTCCAGGCCGTCCGCCGCGCGCTCTACAAGCGCAAGGGCCAGAAACCCGACCACCCCGCGTGGGTGAGGCGTTTCCTTGAGCCCCCGCCTCCGCCTCGAGagggggccgccgccgcctcccacgaCAATGAAGCGGCCGAGCTGCTCGAGCACGGGGCATTCCTCGCCATGTGGCTGTCCCTCTTCGTGCTGCCGGAGCCGCCCTTCGACTTGATCCGGACGGAGGTGCTCCCCATCGCTGCGCGGCTGGCTCGCGGCGGGTGCGTGGCGCTCGCGCCGGCTGTTCTCGCCAGCATCTACATTGACCTCTCCACGCTGAACCACTACCTCAATTTGGACGAGAGACACCAGCCGTTCGTGGGGTGGGCGCCGCTACACATCCTTCAGCTCTGGGTCTTTGCTAGGTTTCCCGAGCTTCGCCCTGAGATGGCGACCACCCTAGATCCCCTTGCTCGTCACCAGCCTTGGGCTGCTCGGTGGCATGAAGTTCGAAAGGAAATTGACCCCATGTATCTTCACGCAGTGTTCATGTCGCCAAGGGAGTTCGAGTGGAGGCCGTATGGAAGTAGCAGCTTTGCTCCGCCTCTTGAGAAGGCTTGCTCTTGGGTTTATGGCCGGGACATAGCAAGAAGTAAACAGCTGCAATCCTTTGCACAGTGTCTGCGTGCTTGCGAGCTTGTGGGCATGCGCTGCATTGAGCAGTACAATCCTCATCGTGTTGCAAGGCAGCTTGGCTTCGATCAGGACGTGCCTGGGTCTGTTGCCCGTGCTGACTCAAATTGGGAGATTGCTtggggaacatatatgatggagCCTAAAAATTTCGCGTTCATCGTTCCGCAGTACGTGCTGGCCGTGACGATTGAGTATGCAAAATGGTGGGAGCCTTACTCGTTGGCATATGCTACTGCTGTTGCTAACTCTTTAAAGTTGAAAGAGTCCCATGCTTTGGTTAGTCCAAGGGGAGAAAATATGGATGTTCTTCATGATGATAATAATGCTAGTAAAGAGAAAGCACCTCCTGACCTTGTCATTAAACAGAAGAATAGCAGCTCAGAACATGGTGAAGCAGCCCACCATCACCTTGTCAAGGGAGCAGTAAGCACAACCAGCAGCAAAGCCACTGGATTAGCCCATCTGCAGTCAAGTCTTGAAGACATCATGGTGGTCAGTGATGGTGAGTCCGATGAACTAGTGGGCATGGAACATGAGGTGGGTGCAACGCAGATTGAAGGTAATGAAAAAGCAAATGAAGATGCATCAGCCTCAAAGAAACAATCGGGGCCCCTTTTGGAAGATTGTGCAGTGGTCAATAGGAAGAGCTCAG ggaaaaataagatgtcttCTAGCAATCCGGTTGATGCAAATCTTGAACTGCCCAAGGGAGCACTAAGCACAACCAGCGGCAAAGCCACTGGGTCTGCAACTGTGGCCCATGTGCAGTCAAGTCTTGAAAACATCGTGGTGATCAGTGATGATGAGTCCGATGAATTAGTGGGCAAGGAACATGAGGTGGGTGCAACGCCGATTGAAGGTAATGAAAAAGCAAACAAAGATGCATCAGCCTCAAATAAACAATCAGGGTCCATTTTGGAAGATTGCGAAGTAGTTAACAGGAAGAGCTCAG GAAACAATAAGATGTCTTCTAGCAATCTGGTTGATGCAAATCCTAAACTGCCCAGGAGAATAATTTCAACTAATACACTTTACTACCTCAAACCATTTGGGCGGGTGAAAGACGCACATGATAGAGATGCAGCTGGAACGAATACGAACCAAGGAGCTTACCTGCCAAGACGGGAAGTTGGGACAAGGGAAATGATTGAAGAGGCATCTGCTGCTCGAGAAGCCGAAAAGGTTGTGCTGCAAAAAACAATCGATTCTCTGCAGGAAGAGATTGCAGAAGCACAAGCGCGGTTGAGGGATAGCAACCCCAAAAAAGTTTGA